The following proteins are co-located in the Anomalospiza imberbis isolate Cuckoo-Finch-1a 21T00152 chromosome 1, ASM3175350v1, whole genome shotgun sequence genome:
- the ECI2 gene encoding enoyl-CoA delta isomerase 2 isoform X1: MAAPALTFVRKPCWRLPCGTRPTQAVCVPAIHLHVTAATMQVSQKDFQKAQEQLKLLKKDPGNETKLKLYALFKQATEGPCNAPKPGMLDFVKKAKWDAWNSLGNLSQDDARQKYAELISSLVSAESASQKKEASPEEGRHDGYETLIVTTKNNITKIMFNRPDKKNAINHQMYREIIKALEEAGKNDSTIAVITGNGGYYSSGNDLSNFTNVQPGEMEKMAKDGAVLLKEFVGHFIDFPKPLIAVVNGPAIGICVTVLALCDLVYASDRATFHSPFSQLGQSPEGCSSYLFPKIMGLAKASEMLLFNKKLTAAEACAQGLVTEVFPDSSFQKEVWARLEAYASLPKNSLAVSKQLLRSMEKEKLHAVNSRECEVLTERWLSDECVNAIVSFFQKKSKL, encoded by the exons ATGGCGGCCCCGGCGCTGACCTTCGTTCGGAAGCCGTGCTGGCGGCTGCCCTGCGGGACAAG GCCAACACAAGCTGTTTGCGTTCCAGCGATTCATCTGCACgtgactgcagccaccatgCAGGTCAGCCAGAAGGACTTCCAGAAGGCTCAAGAGCAGCTGAAGCTTTTGAAAAAGGATCCTGGGAATGAAACTAAGTTGAAACTCTATGCCCTGTTTAAACAG gCTACTGAAGGTCCCTGCAATGCTCCAAAACCAGGTATGCTGGACTTTGTCAAGAAAGCTAAATGGGATGCATGGAACTCTCTTGGCAATTTGTCTCAG GATGATGCCAGACAGAAATATGCTGAACTTATCTCAAGTCTGGTCTCTGCAGAATCTGCTAGCCAGAAGAAAGAGGCTTCTCCAGAAGAGGGCAGGCATGATGGCTATGAAACATTAATAGTTACTACCAAAAACAATATCACAAAGATAATGTTTAACCGACCTGATAAGAAAAATGCCATCAACCATCAG ATGTACAGAGAAATTATCAAAGCGCTTGAAGAAGCTGGAAAAAATGATTCTACCATAGCAGTTATTACTG GAAATGGAGGCTACTACAGTAGTGGAAATGATCTGAGTAATTTCACGAATGTCCAGCCTGGTGAAATGGAGAAGATGGCAAAAGATGGAGCAGTATTACTCAA AGAGTTTGTGGGTCATTTTATTGATTTTCCCAAACCACTGATTGCAGTGGTAAATGGCCCAGCTATTGGAATCTGTGTAACAGTCCTTGCTTTGTGTGACCTTGTCTATGCTTCAGACAGG GCTACATTTCACAGCCCATTTAGTCAACTTGGGCAGAGCCCAGAAGGATGTTCCTCTTACCTGTTTCCAAAAATTATGGGCTTAGCCAAG gCAAGTGAGATGTTGCTTTTCAATAAAAAGCTGACTGCAGCAGAAGCCTGTGCCCAGGGACTTGTGACTGAAGTCTTCCCTGACAGCAGTTTTCAGAAGGAAGTTTGGGCAAGATTAGAAGCTTATGCAAGCCTCCCCAAAAAt TCCTTGGCAGTGTCCAAGCAGCTGTTACGAAGTATGGAAAAGGAGAAGCTCCATGCAGTCAACAGTAGAGAGTGTGAAGTGCTGACAGAGAGGTGGTTGTCTGATGAATGTGTAAATGCTATTGTCAGCTTCTTCCAGAAGAAATCAAAACTCTGA
- the ECI2 gene encoding enoyl-CoA delta isomerase 2 isoform X2: protein MQVSQKDFQKAQEQLKLLKKDPGNETKLKLYALFKQATEGPCNAPKPGMLDFVKKAKWDAWNSLGNLSQDDARQKYAELISSLVSAESASQKKEASPEEGRHDGYETLIVTTKNNITKIMFNRPDKKNAINHQMYREIIKALEEAGKNDSTIAVITGNGGYYSSGNDLSNFTNVQPGEMEKMAKDGAVLLKEFVGHFIDFPKPLIAVVNGPAIGICVTVLALCDLVYASDRATFHSPFSQLGQSPEGCSSYLFPKIMGLAKASEMLLFNKKLTAAEACAQGLVTEVFPDSSFQKEVWARLEAYASLPKNSLAVSKQLLRSMEKEKLHAVNSRECEVLTERWLSDECVNAIVSFFQKKSKL, encoded by the exons atgCAGGTCAGCCAGAAGGACTTCCAGAAGGCTCAAGAGCAGCTGAAGCTTTTGAAAAAGGATCCTGGGAATGAAACTAAGTTGAAACTCTATGCCCTGTTTAAACAG gCTACTGAAGGTCCCTGCAATGCTCCAAAACCAGGTATGCTGGACTTTGTCAAGAAAGCTAAATGGGATGCATGGAACTCTCTTGGCAATTTGTCTCAG GATGATGCCAGACAGAAATATGCTGAACTTATCTCAAGTCTGGTCTCTGCAGAATCTGCTAGCCAGAAGAAAGAGGCTTCTCCAGAAGAGGGCAGGCATGATGGCTATGAAACATTAATAGTTACTACCAAAAACAATATCACAAAGATAATGTTTAACCGACCTGATAAGAAAAATGCCATCAACCATCAG ATGTACAGAGAAATTATCAAAGCGCTTGAAGAAGCTGGAAAAAATGATTCTACCATAGCAGTTATTACTG GAAATGGAGGCTACTACAGTAGTGGAAATGATCTGAGTAATTTCACGAATGTCCAGCCTGGTGAAATGGAGAAGATGGCAAAAGATGGAGCAGTATTACTCAA AGAGTTTGTGGGTCATTTTATTGATTTTCCCAAACCACTGATTGCAGTGGTAAATGGCCCAGCTATTGGAATCTGTGTAACAGTCCTTGCTTTGTGTGACCTTGTCTATGCTTCAGACAGG GCTACATTTCACAGCCCATTTAGTCAACTTGGGCAGAGCCCAGAAGGATGTTCCTCTTACCTGTTTCCAAAAATTATGGGCTTAGCCAAG gCAAGTGAGATGTTGCTTTTCAATAAAAAGCTGACTGCAGCAGAAGCCTGTGCCCAGGGACTTGTGACTGAAGTCTTCCCTGACAGCAGTTTTCAGAAGGAAGTTTGGGCAAGATTAGAAGCTTATGCAAGCCTCCCCAAAAAt TCCTTGGCAGTGTCCAAGCAGCTGTTACGAAGTATGGAAAAGGAGAAGCTCCATGCAGTCAACAGTAGAGAGTGTGAAGTGCTGACAGAGAGGTGGTTGTCTGATGAATGTGTAAATGCTATTGTCAGCTTCTTCCAGAAGAAATCAAAACTCTGA